In Rosa rugosa chromosome 4, drRosRugo1.1, whole genome shotgun sequence, the genomic stretch TTCAATgttgttttcaacttttaatgaTGACGGACGTTTCCACCATTTGTGCCGTGATTGAGAGAAAACTCACTGTGGTATGTGGGTTTGTGGAATATTTTCATATTTCACACgagataaataaatatataaacttATTCCCGCCAAAAGAAAGAGACAACCTCTATTTTTGTCTTTACCGGATCATACTCATCACCGTGCTCCACGTTCCTCGCTCTTGTGTTCAACACTCACTCTGTGTGAAAGGAGATTTAGAGTTGAACCAAAATCTCTCTGGCAagcatttttcttctttattcagAGCTATGATGGTCGTCCGAATACAATTATTTGTGTACTAGAGGGGACTCCAATaatgaactctctctctctctctctgaatggAGATTTAGTCTTGAACCAAAATGTCTtgtctcttctttctctctctctcccgtgttccacacctctctctctctctctctctctctctctctctcgtgtgTGAAAGGAGATCTAGTCTTGAATCAAAATGTCTCCGGTTAGCATttttccaaaatttctgaccaAGGTGTAGGTGGACCATAGGCAAAATGAAGGGCAAAATGAGACATTTGGTGgcaaaatatctgatttttttgcCTAGGTGCAGGTGGACCTTGGTCCATGGAAGTCTCTTTggcatttttcttctttcttcagaGCTATGGAGGGTCCAAATATAATTACTTGTGTACTAGAGGGGACAGCAATTCATTATTGGATCACAAGCAAGCTAGCTATCACCATTTCCACactcctctctccctctctctcctctctctccgtGTGAAAGGAGATCTAGTGTTGAACCTAAATGTCTCCCGGTGAGTAATTTCAGAGGGGACGGCAATTTCACAGCAATTTCATTATTGGAATCTCTGACAGTCTGATTCAGCCTTCCTCGTTGGACGGTCTAAATTACTTGTGTCATACATCCCACGAGATCTTTAGCGAAAAAGAAACTATAGAACTGACTAAATGCCCTAACAAGTCTTCGGTCTTCGCGAAGGAGGGTGTCGGCGTGTCGCAGGCTATTATATAAAGGCTTGTCTACTCTGCAGCTGTGCAGAATACACTGTAGCACATGTGATACTTTCTTTATCCTGTAGCTGCAAGCCTGCAATGGGTGAAGACGTAAAAAGCACGCGTGTGAACCCAGCCCGAGAGTTTTGAGATCTATATGCTAACTCTCATTGACCTCAGAGACTTTGGCATTGGATGCTGTCGCAATCTCtagttttgaaaatataatttttattagaGCTTCTAATAAGAATATTATAATAATTAAGAATAGAATTTTTGAATGAATGGTTAGGTAATTTATATATTGAAATTCTTAATTATTAACTAAAGCTAAAAACACTTATCTAACCGTTTATTCAAAACTTCTCACTTGATTCTTATTATAATTTATAAAGTCTTCATTAGAAACTCATCTATagaaattatattttcaaaacacTCATTTAGGTTGCATACCGTTGAGGGCCAATTGACATGTTTTCAGTAGTCAGGAAATATGGATAATGAGTTTGCAATGGTGAAGTTTTATTTCAAGAAGACAATCTAGCTGTCGGTGTATCCCCATGAGTATTAGTTTCAATTGAAAAAGTATGTTTGGTGTTCTGAGTGGCAGAGTAATGAGATCAAAACCAAAGATGGGGCTCCATGGCTCTTTCCTGCTTCTTAATCAATTGATCCATTTAGTTTGATTCAACTGAGGAAGAAAGTTTCAACTTCTAATGTTCTTTGTTCAGTTATCCATCTACTTCCCGCACACGTGAGAATTCTCAGCTACTTATTAAAAGGAAGAGATGAGATGGCCGAGGGTTTTGCAGGTCATTAATTGTGCACCATTCATTCAATTACTTCTTCTATCGAGTGGTTCATGTTGCATGTCATCAATAATATTTCTATCACGTGCACTACACTTGACTTCCCACTCATCGTGCCTAATTAAAATCTGACCATGTTGCAACGGCTCACCGACGTCTATTTATATATTATTGGCTTAACTtgataaattcaaaattttgtGAAGTTCTTTGACACTAAAAGAGAGTCTCCATTTATAATAACTAGCGATATACGCGTGCGCTGCCCGAAGTAATATCATAGAAACTTGTTGCTTTTTTGTCTCAAATTTCAGCCACTAAAGATAATAGAAGTTAAGAAATTGCTTGCAGCAATTTTTGGAttgattgtgttttttttttcttgattgaGGGGGAGGGGCTTGCGAGCCACCTCGGTACGTTAGATAGTTAGTACACACCACCCAGTCAGTTCGGAAGTATCCCAGCATAGCCAGACTAATCTCCCGTCGCAGGCGCACGAACCCAAAGACCCCTCAAACCTGCTGGCCACTAAGTGTAGGAGTGGAGACTTGAAAGCCAGACCTGTGGATTCCAGACTGGGACCTTCGACCATTACACCACACTTAGTGGTTGATTGACTGTGTTTTTGACCTTTCacttttctaattttcttttatttcattttagTATTTTACTATAATGATATTTTATATGCTTTTTAAGTgcatttaaattattttattcaaaaaacGTATATGAAAATCTAAATTTGGTGAAATTATTTGACATAACTTCTCTTTATAATATAATAGTAGAGATAGAGATTACtttataaataaattataaccacaaaagaaaataaatgaaaaaaaatatcgCAGTTGACTTGACTTGCAAACCTATGTCGTTATATTACAACCTATAAAAACATAGTTCTCCGACCCGAACAGAAAGATTGATTGAATTTGGGCAATCTGTCTTTCTTAAATTCTCCTCCTGATTTTCAGTGTTTACACCTATCTACCAAATTGCTCTTGCTCTTGTATAACTAGTTTGTCAATTCCCCAGCCCttcatggatccatcctcttCCTCTCGAGAACTCGGATCCGTCAGACCCGAACCAAAGAGCTTCAAAACttgtgtttttcctttttccccCCCTACTCCCACAACTCGATGGAACAATGATGTTTTCCTCAGTTTCAGAGGTGAAGACATCCCAGAGAGTTTTACAGAGCATCTGCTTCGAGCTTTGGATCAGAAAGGAATATCGACAATTCAAGGTGAGCCTCGGGAACCAATGGGTCCAAGTGACTTCAAACCAATTGAGGAATCAATATGTGCAATTGTCATTTTTTCACCCAACTTTGCCAATTCAACTTGGTGTTTGGATGGGCTTGCAAAGGCCGTTGAATGCATGAGAAAGCCGGAGGGAATAGTCCCAGTTTTCTATGATGTAGATGACGGTGACGTGAAAAATCAAAGGGGCTCTTTTGGGGAAGCTTTCTCCCAGCTTGAACAACGCTTCAAAGCCGATCCGGCGAGGATCCGAAAATGGAGATCTGCACTTAAATCCGTAGGCCATGTCAGTGGGTGGTATCCACGAAAATCCAGGTAAAGTTACTATACTTCTCTAGGTTCTATTCTTCTTCAAGTAGTAACCGAAAGAAATGGAACTTGGAACATTTCTATGATGATACTTCTTATAGTCGGTTAACAAATATAATGATAACTATAAGAGCATTTCTAATAATACTACTATGTGACATGCTCGCGACTTTGTTCCTTGTTATCGCAACAAACCTAGTTAACATTAAAGTGATGGAATTAATATTCTTCAAGTACTTTATgacataattattttttttctttttaaaaaaggGCTGGTgcgcccttttttttttttttttttttttagagaatgaATGATTCATTTATTTAAAAGGAAGCCAAACTACAAAACATGAGATTAACCGGGGATGGACATGATGTTCTCATTCTCCTCCCTACTATCTAAATCAGTTACCGGTCTGTCACTAAcaatgacatccatgagccaagAGGGCCCAATTCCTAACCAACTATGTCGCCCATTTTCGCGAGCTACAAATCCCGCTAGTACTATATTAGCTGCCCCATTAACCACCCTAGACATAAAATGAATGCCTTGAATGCCCATAGATCTCATCAGAAATCTAATTCTATCCACTAGTAATCCTTCATCTGAAAGACCCCTTTAAAATGGCCATCAATTCCGCAGCACGAGGTTGCAATGTATACAGGAGTCTTTCTCCCATAGCTCCCACCAAAGAACCCCTATAATCTCTGCGCACCACACCCACACTAACTTGATTTCCATTCTGGAGTACAGCAACATCACAATTCAACTTCACATGGTCCACAGGAGGTGGCATCCAATGATTGGGCACTATAGCATTAACAACACATGTTCCATTTTGATTAAGAACCTGCACTTGCATTATTCCAAGGGCTGGTGCGCCTTGTCTATTAATGGAACCATATAATACATGGAAACATAGTGCCTTAAACCCAAAATACAATAAACATTAAGAGAATTACCAGGAATAATATTAAGTGTCTTCTAACATGCATAATTTAGCGAAGATTGTATATAGGCTACTTCATTCACTTTACAATTTTGGTGATAAACTGGAAAGACAATGCTTACGCGGAGCTATAAGTTACTAGTACTATCAGCTTTCCTAGTATATTGCTACCAGAAATATTACCCGGTGATATTAAGTTTCATCTTACCACTTATATATGTACTATTTGATAAAATAAGGAACCCGCCACCTGCCTAGGGCAGACACAACACAGTGCGCAGACCGGTATAAAGCCACATCGACTGAACCAAATAAAGGTACAGGCTTATTGAAAGCGAGTAAAAGCCTAAAGCTTAAAAAACCAAAGTAAAACTTAAACATTAACCAACCCAAACAGGGCCCATTACTTGGGTCCAACAACAATGCGCAGGCCCAAAAGACCAAGGCAGTCAACATTATTCTCTCAAGCCCAGCCCTGGAACGTGCTTGCAACAACATCACGCCACTCTGCCTCTGATGTCGGGCCTCTATCATAGCCGCTCTAATGTATTCGTCAGACCACTGGCGTCCTGCGCCATCCACCTCCACAATACCAGAGCCAACCTGCCTCTATCCAGATTGCAACATCAATCCATATCGTATACTGCCCATCTCAACCTTCCCCTCCTCGGTGGTGGCGCTGCTATCTGTCCCACCGCCACGCCATGGATCCTCCCCTGACTGATCCGACCTCACGACCATAAACCCGAACTTAGTGCAACCATCTCCTTCCCATGAGCAAGCTTAGAAAAAAGGGAGCCCAATCTCAACCTCAGAGCTTTGGACGAACCATCATATATAACTACCTGTCTGGCCGCACACCTCGTACACCGGCAAGGCCATCGGCCAGCGCTCGCGCTTAGGCGCAGCCAGACAGGACTGAGAATGGGTAAAGAGGAATTCAGGTCTAGGGTTTTTAGAGATAGTTAGAGAGTACGTTGCTCTAAGACTTTGATTTCTACTACTACGTACTTTATGATATTATTAAAGTTAAATGACTGTCAGTTCTATAAATTTTAATCAAATTGATAAACGCTAAGGTATTGATAGGCTGGTTTGAACTAACCCAAGATGcacaataatgtttataacttAACCTTACAAGAATGTCAAAATTAATATGGGCAAGGATCGTTCCCAAAAATAATGGTGGTCTAACTACAAATTtatgactcaaaacaatataaaatcTAAACTGTTCAGTTAAAAAGATTTGACTGGCAGACGATTTTAAACTATTCTAAATGACATGAAAATTTATAGGCTGTATACACAACAAACTAACTAATGACAAAGTTTGAAGATGTTTTGGTAGGtgaaataattaaataaacacAAACACTAAATGactcagaaaataaaaagatttgATTCAGggttaagaaaatcaaagaGAAAACAAGTTAGGAGATTTGCATTCATCACCAATTAATTATGTATGCATAGCCATGTTTAACCTAGTCTTATTTATTCAAGACAAAGAAGCTCAAGTTGACTGACGTTAGAACTAATCTATTGGCTTTCCTTAATTATGTGTATGCTAAGTGAGAGAAAAGCTCTACACCcaatattttttaaaatgcaaCCTAGGTTGACGCAACTCTAGATTTAACACAAAAAAATCATTATGATTTAGAAAAATGAGACATCATAAGGCATCTCCAGTACAACGCGTCTGAATTAACCTAGGAACTCAAAAAACATATATTATGCTTAGATATTTTGCTACTTTTGGACTCTCAAAGAGACCTTATTGTTTacctcaaaatcgtctcggtATAAGTAGCCGAGGGATTTGAAGTTCAATTGTCCTTCtggattgcgcaggcgtgccaactcgcggcctaTTGACTGAGCGAGGTTTAGATATGATTTGTGCGTGGTCTGAATTCTTTCAAGTGACTGTGGGTCGAGGAAGGAACCATCTCGGCCGATGAGTTCTCTTGCCCTTGTTGCAAGGACTTTTGGCGTCTTCACCGATGTTGCTTctctttttgattttttttatctaGGTTGCATAAAGTAAAGTGTGGAAAGTAAAAAAGTAAGAATCTAAACGCGAATGAATTAAATTGCATGAAATTTAAAGAGACTGAAGAGTAAATTGCCGGAAAGATAAAGTGCGAAGGTAAAGAAACCGATAAAAATTTAACTAGATTAGAGCAAGAATGAAACGATATTGTAGCTTATTTGATGTattgattttgagttgtgtTGGCGGGGACCCTTTACAATCAGCTAGAGGGTCTTATTTATACAATTATATACATAATATTTGGGAAGGAAAGAACAAAATGAATATTTTGGTCTTAATGACCAAAGAAGCGCGCATAATTTCTTGCTATTTGTGGCTTCATTCTCTTGATTCGCTAGTTAATATAGCTATGAGTATGATATATCACCCTTTAACGCTTCCAATTAGCCCATAAATGCCGATTTGTTATCGTGTAACGCCGTTGCTcctatatttatatgtaatgtCATTACTGGTATTAAATATCAAATAATGAATCTCGGCGAAGAAACTCAATAATAATTATCTGATATAATCGTGATAATTATCATTAAATGTTATAATTTTCTTCTCATCTAACGGCTTGGGCTTAAAAAGCTAACATGCAAAAAATAGGTCTCACAAAAACCccttaaaataacaaaaaaaaaaaaaacccttagtGGAATGAccctatatatacacacacatacacatacaCGTCATCCACCAAACTCTCAACGTCTATTCATGTCATATGTTCTTTAGGTTAATGATAGCATGGCTACCCTCTGTTTCAATATCCATGCATGccttttttttatgacaaaaaaaaacattacaaagagaaagaaaaacctCTAACAACACTCATTTCTAGTTGATCTAAATGGAACGCTGGGGACAGAAAAAGGGGGAGACAATAGAACCAAATATTAGGGTTCTGATGATTTTAGGCTAGAGAGGCTAAATCATCAGCTACAAAATTAGCTTCTCGAAAACCATGTCTACAAATGATGGGTTGGAATTGCTCTGCCAAAATGTCTGACTAATAATCTGAGTGTCCAAAGAATTGAAGCTTTGCCCAACTACTATATGAGAAGCCTTCCTAAGCATTGCAGTATGAAGATGCTCGTTAGAGCATTAACTTTTGCAACCAGAATAGTCCTACAACAGGCAAACCTGAGCTCAACAAAATTGAGCTCAATTTTAACAGCACCATCAAAATTCAGCTTAACAAAATTATTCAAAGGAGGTTGCCATTTAATTTGGAAAAACTTGGAGATTTTAGGATTATATCTGGAACCATTAGCATTAGAGTAAGACTGATACAAGATTAAAGCTTCATGTCTAGTTCTAAAAAGAGAAGGACTATGATTTCTAAAAATAATTCAAGATTGTTTTTGGCATTCCAAATAGACCATAGGATCATCAGAACTCTACCCAAATTGCCCTGATTATCTTGTCGTCTACTAAGATAATGAAGTTAAGAAATAAGAGATCCATTGCAGCCAGCAAGGTTAAGATGTGAATTAGAGGACTGTACCTAATTAGCAAAAGAACAATATCTAAACAGAAGCTCCATAGATCCAACATGATCATTACACATAGGGCAAAGATGAGAAATTTGAGGATTAACATTAGCAAGTTTATCTCTAGTTTGGATTCTATTCCGAACAAAGATCCAAGCAAAAATCTTCAGTTTATGTGGGATATTAAGGCCCCACATTCTATTTAAGGGGCTAGCTTTGGAATGAGGACTGATATGATCATATTGCAATATAGAAGCACTCTTAATTGAAAACTCACCAGAAGAAGAAGGTcccaaataaaagaataaaaaacatGGTTAACTGGAAGAGGAATAGCTATAATTTTATCAACTACATCTGAAGGAAGAACAGAGAAAAGAGCTTGTTTATTCCAAGTAAAGTTATGAATGAATTTATCAACTGTCAGGGTCTAATCAACATTACTCCTAGCTTGAGTAGGATGTAATCGATATAAAGGAAAGGGGAAGACCCAATTGAAAGACCAAAATAAGATAGATCTCCCATCACCAACAATCCACCTAAGACCTTTAATAAGAATATCTCTGGCATCTAAAATTCCTTGCCATGCTAAACAATGAGAAGATTACTTTGGAACATCTAGAAAATGAGAATGAGCTTTACCCACCAATTATTAGGTTGAGTAAGAATCTTCCATCCCAATTCAGCTAGAGCTGCTTTATTAAAACACTCGTAGAATGGATTCCTAAAACCCCCTTATTTTTAGGCAAAGCAGCTTGAGACCATGCAATATTAGGAGAAGTATCCTAGAAAAAAGAGCTACAAGTTCTATCAATTCTATTAGCTAAATTCATAGGAAACTTGAAACAAGAGAGAATGTGATTAGGCATATTGAAATGTTCACTTTTATAAGTATAATTATCCATGCATGACCGTTGCTTTACCTTATATATGTACAATTTATTTATCCATGCAGAGACGAAGGCAAATCCATTCAAGAGATTGTTGAAAAAGTTGTCATTGAACTAGCGGCACAAAAAAAGGAACAGTTGTGGAGGCATCTGGGTGAGGGGTTTTTGTTCCATCGTTATGCATAATGTTATCGTTTACTCATTTTTGGTCTCGCTGACATTGTGTTTGTTTTGTAGATGATATGCTTAACGAGGCCGCCAGTAAGAGTGACGCTCCATATGCTGAAATCGATACTAATGTCACCATCGAGGAGCTGTTGCGAGAGTCGGAGGGAGTAGCACCTTCCCGAGAGCTGATGGACCAGATGGGTTCACGTTCCCGAGTACTTGCCAAGCAGCACCAGTTCCTCGAGATTCAGGAGAGCGCGAGGCTGTCCCCCCGAGCCTCGACTGGTGCGGTGGGGCGTGGTGTTGTGAATGAGCCGACGGGGTCGGGGGTTGAAGTGGAGATCTCCGTTGATGAGCTGGTTGAGGAAGTGGAGCGGTGCCAAATTGATACCAGTGTCAGGGCTCGTCTGGTACAAGATGCTGTGTTAGAGCAGTTGGATGCCATTTTTGGTGACGATATCGGTGGTCCAGTATCGCAAGAAGTCATTACTGTCGACAGCGGGGAAGCCGAGGTGACTAGCCAGGCTGTTGGTGATGCGGTGCCTACTGATGAGGCTCCTAAAGCGCAACAGGTGGGTGAGGGTGATGTTGGGGGTGCTCAGGTTGCCAAGATAGATCCCCCTATCCAGGCTCGTCTGGTACAAGATGCTGTGTTAGAGCAGTTGTGTGCCGTTTTTGGTGACGATATCCGTGATCTGGTATCTCGAGAAGTCATTATTGTCGATAGCGGGGAAGCCGAGGTGACTAGCCAGGCTGTTGGTGATGCGGTTCCTGCTGCTGAGGCTCCTATGGCGCAACGGGTGGGAGAGGGTGATGTTGGGGGTGCTCAAGTTGCTAAGACAGATGCCCCTGTCCAGGTTGGCGGGGTGGATGGTATCCGAGTATCGGATACTTGTGCTCCTACTGATGGGGCTAGGTCGAGGGAGAAGGCTACCTCGCAGCTTCGTCTTGGAAGTCCCCCGGTGGGTGTTGCTGTCGATCCTCAAGGGAGGAAGAAATCTCGGGTTGAAGGTGTAGCGCGTTCGAGATCTACAAGTGGAGGCGCTCGGGATTCTCGTGATGAGGTGGCTGAGGGTCTCGCGCGCACTCTTGGGGAGATCGGGATCACAGATGGTGCCATTCTTCACATGGTTGCTGACTTGCGCCACTGTCATCGTGATCGCAGCCGTGTGAATGCTGAGGATCCTCGCCTTGGGTATCGAGAGGCTCaggagagattgatgagggtacGTGTTATGTTTTGCATGTATTCTATTTCATGTGTTATTGgcttccccccttttttttttaatgtgctGTGTTTGGTGTGTGATGTAGGCTGTGAACATGAATTATCAAGCCTCCGCCGAGTTGATTGCACATTTTGATCAGGAGATCGCCCGATTGCAGGGGGAGCTGAACGTCGAGAGGGAGCGGGCACGCGAGCCTC encodes the following:
- the LOC133746539 gene encoding uncharacterized protein LOC133746539; its protein translation is MDPSSSSRELGSVRPEPKSFKTCVFPFSPPTPTTRWNNDVFLSFRGEDIPESFTEHLLRALDQKGISTIQGEPREPMGPSDFKPIEESICAIVIFSPNFANSTWCLDGLAKAVECMRKPEGIVPVFYDVDDGDVKNQRGSFGEAFSQLEQRFKADPARIRKWRSALKSVGHVSGWYPRKSRDEGKSIQEIVEKVVIELAAQKKEQLWRHLDDMLNEAASKSDAPYAEIDTNVTIEELLRESEGVAPSRELMDQMGSRSRVLAKQHQFLEIQESARLSPRASTGAVGRGVVNEPTGSGVEVEISVDELVEEVERCQIDTSVRARLVQDAVLEQLDAIFGDDIGGPVSQEVITVDSGEAEVTSQAVGDAVPTDEAPKAQQVGEGDVGGAQVAKIDPPIQARLVQDAVLEQLCAVFGDDIRDLVSREVIIVDSGEAEVTSQAVGDAVPAAEAPMAQRVGEGDVGGAQVAKTDAPVQVGGVDGIRVSDTCAPTDGARSREKATSQLRLGSPPVGVAVDPQGRKKSRVEGVARSRSTSGGARDSRDEVAEGLARTLGEIGITDGAILHMVADLRHCHRDRSRVNAEDPRLGYREAQERLMRAVNMNYQASAELIAHFDQEIARLQGELNVERERAREPHGALDRGQVEREEMRRAIDDGITRRMELEQSLAMEGSRRREAEDAVAPLRKSNLDLTCKLQRAEVGLKALEEVRAQAREAEERMQDLERQVSERDAELELRDARLLSLDPYPDRVLELEGQVGTLQREIDRLRNVECQAGQKDAELEQLRKELVEQRHDHYLLSSNFQEKINKAFSDGALHSIRDGIAAGWIDKEKMVSYMQVNQAARLQTSAASGGRGGGIVIREHVSS